tacatatcttcctgctggatctattatttcctcctctattttgattggtgcatttttattgattaatatagctacacctctggcttttgagttgtatgatgctgccattacgtgtcctacacccagtctctccttaatttattatgttccacttccgttagatgcgtttcctgcatgaatgctataatcaatttttttcttttttcggtaaatttaatagcctcttccttttgatttggttatgtattctgttaatatttataatcttatagttcaatatggccatttcatactttgtttacatctcatttccgcttcctcaccaccacctttccccttttccccttttccatttctgttattttttgaacgcactgtatgacatttctaaaacataaaatatttcaaccattcccacatctaaaattcccttaactccaagtgtccccccccacctctcactgagttgccccttgtcccttgccgggcaaccacaactcctctctccattcggactgcgaacccattcgcaagtgtcaactgatttcgcagtgacttttattctctcccacccaaccccctctagaaaagacttttatcttcacattacaacaaagctccccctcgtttcttctctttttcctttctttttatttatttatttaaatttagcccctctttttttccctcctcccttcccttttcttccctcctttagttcttacttatacattatttttactttattttgtagtttgttgtcattctttgttcttgttacatctcttcatctctcttcctgtcttgcaggtgttctgcaaattctcgtgctttctccgaatctgagaacagtctgttttgctgccacgggataactattttaagcaccgcaggatatcttaacataaatttatagcctttcttccataggatcgattttgctgcgttaaactccttcctcttcttcaggagctcataacttgtgtctgggtagaaaaaaatgttttgacctattccagtggttttttttgtcttctctcattttattcattgccttctccaatatattttctcttgtcgtgtatctcagaaattttactaaaacggatcttggtttttgttttgactgtggtttcggggctaatgttctgtgtcccctttctatttccattccttcttgtatttctggcattcccaggaccttggggatTCATTctattataaattctttcatatctttgccttcttcaccttccttaaggcccactatctttatattgtttcgcctactatagttttccattatatctatcttctgagctaacaactcctgtgtttctttaacttttttgtcactttctttttaagtcgttcacttccatttctaccgccattacacgttcttccacattttctaatcgtttccctatatctgctttgaccagctctattctactcactttttcttctgtacttttcatttttcttttcatttcactaaattctagtgtcagccattcttttaatcctttcatttgttcttgaaatttttttaaaatctatgtactgtccattcattttacctcctattcctctgtcagagcttggtgttctccttcttctgtgtctgctcttgggtttgtgtcttctatttctcttccttgtatctgtgtctcttctgactttcttgttgggctgtttgtctcagtttgttgggtaattttttttccatggtgtcttgatgttggtcctcttcttctgggttggttatctgttgtttctctagtttccttttttctttctcacccctcccgttcctgttgttttctttatccagctgggagccctgctgtcgggtctctctcagctgttcatgctgtggagtttcactccacagctggtcccccctcccgtcggtgttgtccttgtcatgcgcagttgtgcacccctgtttggctctgtgagtcatttttgcagtcctgccgTTAGTGGGTtgcgaccctgcagggtctccactaacctcggggagtgggctcctttCCATGGCAGGTCCCTGCTTTATCGtccaggtaaggccttcatctttCACTTCCTGCGTCTTTCTTTCGATCAAATGCTTGTTGATGCACATTTTCTTCAGGTAATAGCATAATGAGTTCTACTTAACgatagcatttattgttttcTATACAGTCAATGATGCAGcagctgcaatacattctgttaTATTTGTGGCGAGTATACACTTATAAGGGCATGAATGcccttattaagaaagcctataagCTCTACTCGGTTGTAAAATTGTTGAACAAGACAAACCATGGGCTCCTCACAATTGTAGTGCAACATGTGCTGTCAACATGAGAGTTTGGTTTAGAGGTACTTGGAAGTCGATGCCATTTACAGTCCCAATGATATGGTGAGAACAGAAGGATTACATGACAGACTATTACTTCTGTCTGTCTGATGTACCTGGCTTCTCTGCTAAAAATAAGATATCTATTGAATATCCCAAACTTCCTTCAGCCATGAGACCAGTGCCACATTACAACAGTTTGCCAGTTCCGAAGCCACCAAAGACATGGAGCCAAGATGAGGCAAGTAAAAATTTCTCAATGAATGAACTACATGTGAAAAATGACACTGATCCAGATGTTGAACTGTTTATGCCTGGTTATCCTCATCTGATAACACTGCCAGAATTAAATGACCTGGTCAGGGACTCGCTTTTGTCAAAAGGAAAAGCAGAAGTGCTTGGTTCAGAACTGCAAAGATGGGGTTTTCACCAGCTTTGAAAATTTCTGTCTTTCGGAGCGGTCGTGTATTTGCCAAACATTTTGCAGGTTGACCATCTCTGTTTCTGTACTGACGTTGATGGGTTGTTCACAGCTTTGGGTTGTGTGCGTGACCCGCAAATATGGTATCTTTTTTAGATTCATCAGAGTTCAacctaaaagctgtcctgttatGCGATGACAATATCCACCCTTCAGTATCCATTGGCATGCAGTGCATATGAAAGAAACCTACGATAACATGGAACTGTTGTTGAAACATGTACAGTACCTCCGGAACATCTGTGATGATCTAAAAGTATTGGCACTGCTATTGGAAATGCAGCTCAGATATAGCAAGTACCGTTGAATGGAATAGCCACGCTAAAGAATCATTGAAAAGAATTGGACATTCTGTAGTAAGCATTTGGTTCCAGGTCAGAAAAGTGTGGCACATCAAAGTGTTGACGCATCAAagattgatgaaagatttaagtgAAAGCAATGAACAAGGAAGGTGACAGATTTTGCTATTTGAGATGGATGCTTTCAAGAATAACTGATGCCAAGattgaggaaggcaaattttTTTGGTCCACAAACCTGTCACGTTATCTGAAGATCTGCTAGTGAGGCCGGAGAAAATAGCATGGAAGGCATTTAAGGGTGTTGAGATTTTCTTGGAAACAGTAGAGCACTAAACTACATCCAACTGATTGACAACATGATTCAACCaggcaaaaccatgaaatgcaacatgtcactgaaaattcattttctgcattggacttcttccctgattATCTTGATGTAGTCCCATGTTACAGCAAATCAAAAATTGCCTTTATGTTCAACTTGCAGTCGTCTATCATAAACCCACTTGTTTTCAGGAAGAAATGTTTGGGGGggcagaaaaaaattgttgtccatagTATTTTGGGATGCTGCATTCATCTGTGAAAGATTCGTTGGTGCAGGCAGAATTTCCATGTGTTTAATGATGACATCAATCAAATAAAATAAGCATGCAAAAAcatattctatttttttccttaaattgtaagctattttctccaggggaacacagctatgcatttctgcattctacCAGGCTATGtccagaagggaatcagacttccaggtatctgcaatacatttcctggccactgctaatgcaatctTAAGAAACTCTAATTGGCACCTggtcagcctcattttaggtctatATTTCCtagaagaaacaattctggacttggtggcaattgtttcccaataatctggTTTAATAACATTCTTAAATTGTCCCAAATGGTTTCAGTTTAGAGCataaccaggtagaatgtaaaaaaccACCTGCTTCCTCCCAGCATCTGAAACAAATATCAGAtgtattagaatttaatttatgcagtTTATGTGGGGTAGGATATAGCtgatacaaaaaaattatattgtgccAGTCTATATATCTTGTATTAATTATAAAGCGGGAGTTATACGATCTTGACAAATCAGATTAGGTCATCATTAATACTAATATTAAAGACTGATTCCCATCACTCCCGCTTACGAGTACCCGATTGATGTCAAAAGCACATTACTTTGTGATtccctttcgaattagaatctccaattcactgcactctggtaaaaTCATGGTcatacaatacattttttttttagaaaaagctcttaattgaaagtaacagaggattgtattttttattatggttattacatttattttttaactgttcaaatgacattaattgcccttgtacATAGCAATCGTCtacatatctgatccctttacaGGACCAGGCATATAGAATTAAATTGTCCatagttaaaggaattttaactttgaatttaattttgaatcaatggcatattaagagttttttttccttgaaccaaataaattattcaatttatGCCAGATATCCAAAATGGGCTTTATTGATGGTGCCTCATTTTCAGTAGGAATAAATTTAGTATCCCAGGGGGATCACTCCGCTGACTATCCACCAACAGCTCCACCATCGACCTAATAAAGAGGACCAAATTCCTTGGCATGTACCTGACGGAGAATCTCTTctggtcccccaacaccagatccattgccaagaaggcccaacaatgcctttacttcctggggaggttgaggaaagtccagCGTCCACCCTCCGCCCTTACTGCTTTCTACAGGGGAGCATCCTGTAACTGCACCACCCCAGAATGCAAGTCACTGCAGCAGATAGTAAAGACtcctgaggggattattgggatCTATCTTCTGCCATGATAGACATTTATAATAGCTGCTGTTTGCAGAAAGCCATGAACATTGTGAATGACTCCATATGTCCCTCCTGCAATCTAttcttccctctgccatccgggaagAGGTACCGAAGTGTTTCGGCCCTTGTGACCAGATTGTGAAAGTTTTTTTTGCCCCAAGCCATGAGGCTTCTGATCTCCAGTGATACAGGGCTAGCATTTGTAACATGTTATttataagtgatatgttatttatattttaaaaaaaaaagtttctgttTTAATTTAGCTATGTAGATAACCAGCTCCACAGTCCAGGGAAACACTATCTCGATTTCACTGCGTACTGCAatggttatggtatgaatgacaaataaacgtgacttgacttgattctGCCACTCTCTCCGACTTAATgcagttcaatttccacccatgaaggcttgtcaattttataatttaaagaaaaaatacaatatgtttttgcaggtatgaCAGCCATATCTACCAATacagggttgaatatttaggCACTCGCAATATTTTAGAATTTTTATCTTTCCTCCCATATTTGTGATCTAGGTAAAAAGGAACTGGACATCTGAGCTAGAATCCAAATCCCAACAgttccttttcctttcttttctctgtCCTTTCTTATTCAGTTCTTTTCAAGGAGGCTTTTGTTTGGGGGCTATTTTTTGTGGAAATTTGAACAATCTGTACGAGTGAGTCcttttcatttatatatatattaatgattgatATTTGTTTgatcataaaattaaaataaattcttcCAAAAAAATGTGTATACCTTTTATCATGAGAGTGACTTTGAGTACAGTTGCATTTGGAAGAAAAGGGACAAAACAATTGCCCATAGCAATTCATTAGAATAATCTTGAAGTGCAAACTGCAATGAAGAAGCATCATCTGACTGAAACTACCCCATGTAAACATTTGGTCGCACCTGATCTGATAGTTTATTTGTTCTATCCACGCCTTCCCACTTTCTCTGCTTCAAGATACAGGCTTGTTTTATTCTCTCCTGGTTTTGACTAAAGGATTtggatctgaaatattaactcttttttTTCAACATTCTGCCTGATCTCTGGAATATTTTCTATAATCTTATCTCATTGAAGTTTCAACCTATCCATAGAAAttctgtgtaattttttttattgacttTGAAAATGCAATTGCTTCTAATCAGACACAAATATGATCATTTTCACCAACGCATCACTTGCCTATTGCAGACCGGCTTTTATTTTAATGGACTAGAGAAAGAAAATTGGGTGGATTCTGCAACATTAATGTCATCTACAGCACTCGATAATTGCATGGTGACAAAATTGAAATCATTGTACCCTTCGCCTCCCATACTTCAGCTTGTGCCTTCTCTTggctattcttcttcttctttggcttggctttgcggacgaagatttatggagggggtaaatgtccacgtcagctgcaggctcgtttgtggctgacaagtccgatgcgggacaggcagacacggttgcagcggttgcaggggaaaattggtgggttggggttgggtgttgggtttttcctcctttgccttttgtcagtgaggtgggttctggggttttcttcaaaggaggttgctgcccgccgaactgtgaggcgccaagatgcacggtttgaggcgatatcagcccactggcggtggtcaaagaCAGGTGCAGGATCTGACAAAATGCTAACCTCTATGTAATAAATTAATGGGCACTGATTGGTAAATGTTTTACAATGCATTCAATCCTTATTTATAAATGTTTCATTATAATTTGTATTTGGAATGTTGTTACTTCGTAACTTGTgttaaatttaactttttaaaaattcactttaGATAGGTAACCTTGGCGACTCCAAAGCCTTCCTGCTAGAAATTTCATGGCCTGAAATGTATCCAGAGCTGGCCCCAGACATATCACTGAATGCCTTCTTCAATAATACCATGTAAGAGTTCCAATCGGGTTTAGTGCAGAACGCTAAATGGCTTTCTTAATCTCAATTCAGTTTTCAAAGCATCTGTAATATTCTTCATGAATTAATCTTGATGTAATTTTGAACTAGTGTTCTTAAATTTAAGgcttctgtactttttttttaaattataggtATAACAATTCGATAAGATATCTTCAATTTAATGCTCTGTCTGGTCCCAGTGTGACTTGTGGCTGACATTATAGATCTTTTTTTGGCCGTATGGTTTAAAGTCCGTATTTGTGCAGAATTTAACATAAACCAACCGAGAGAAACTATTTAAAAATGACTTACCTGTGTGTACAGAACTGGTTAGAATCTATTGAATCATTCTTATCAAGTAAAGCTCACAACTTAAATTGCACTCTTATTTGATAATTCCATTAGTCAAGCCATCAGGTCACATTTTTTACATGTTTATGTTCTCTTCAGTTCTGCATCAGTAAAGCAAGATATAATAGCAAAGCTGCATGAGCAGGTAGAAGCAAACCTTGGAACTGCCATGATTTACACACTGTTTGAATGGGCGAAAGAAAATCAAGAGCAGCTCATGGAAAACCATCAACCAATAGTCAATACAGTGGTAAGTCTCTAATGTAACAAAATCCTTGGGAGATGGGGAAATCTCATTTTATCCCTGACAGCGTTATGTTGTCACAAAAATGTTACATCACAAATTTGTTTTATGGTGTGATTATATGACTGAAATTTTAAGAAATGTATATTTACATTGAAATGTAATGTGGTTTGTAAAACGTAGGTCTGTCAGGATTTGAATTGTCCTTTGTTGGTCTAATCTTTGAACGGGAGGTTGAAATTAAATCTGCTGGTGTTTTGACAGAAGTGAACAAACTTGCATTTTTAAAGTGACTTTCACAGTGAAttatgcctttttttaaaatgaatttatttttaaaattttgatttaGAGATAGAGCAGCGCATcagccacaagcccgtgccacccaaatactccaatgaacctacaaaccctgtatgtttttttttttggggaaggtgggaggaagccagaaaaCCCAaaaccccagaggaaacccatgcagaccctgggagaatgtacaaactccttatagacagtgacaGATTTTAAACCAGATTGctgccgctgtaaaggcattgtgctaagtTAACCGTGTTACCCTTTTTGTTGTCATATAGAAGATGTAAGCCAATTAAATAAATTTATAATGTCGGTTTTTAAGGGTATTGTTCTATTATAAATGTTAGTCAGAATCAGGCCACCTCCCAATCTCAACATTTTCCTGCCcttctttggggaaaaaaacctaaaatctttgGAGAATAAGGGAATGCTTACTGTTTAGTCACACAAATCTGGACATGCTTGTAGTAAACATGAACTATTTGTAAGACAGgttataaataattattttaatcttattgcatttgtttgaaaaaaaaattcttgtagaGCACATCAACAAATGAAAATTCTGTACCTTCAAATACTTCTGTGgctaagaagaaagagaaaaaagaacagCTATCAAAGgcccaaaagaaaaaaatggctgATAAGACAGGTTTGAAATTTTGctatgaagtgttgcattttactAAATGTTGTTTGAATGTAATGAagctttgtgggttttttttttttttgctgcttctGCAATGTATTTAGTAATTGGGAAGAAGAAAAGTTTATGCAGTTTAGCTTTCTAGCTTTGCTTGTATGCATTGCAAGGTTGTTGTAAAATGGCTCTGCTATCCTGTTACTGAACTTGATTTCCTTCAAGGATATATTTATGGATTGTCTGATTCTTCTACTTCTGCTCACTTCTATACTAAAAGGGGCTCTGAGTTGACACTAGCATATATTGTACAAATTGTTAAATTTGTTCATTGTGGATATATTCaagtcatcaagtttattgtcaagtcaaggattgtacaagtacaacctattGAAACGGTGCTTTTTGGTCCTTGGTGCAAGACAAACAAACACCCAACTAGACTTGACACACATATAgagaaatgatacatatgcaggacaaatatataaatattattttgtacaaatgagagttttatatggttaatgtgagcagatcctttggtggtttagcattctcactgcctgtgggaagaagctgttcctcagccttgtggtgctggctctcatactcttgtatctcttccccaatggaagcagctgaaagatactgtgtgcagggtggaaggggtcctcaatgattttgtgcacgcTCTTCAGACGACGATTCCAGTAGATAAAGtcaatgggggaggggtgggaagagggagagggagtctcccgtgatcctctctgccgtacttatggtcttgtggattgacctccaatccatttctctgcagcaaccgtaccacactgtgatgcagtcagccaagACACTCTTGATAgcgctcctatagaaggttggcataatgat
The Narcine bancroftii isolate sNarBan1 chromosome 1, sNarBan1.hap1, whole genome shotgun sequence genome window above contains:
- the rwdd gene encoding RWD domain-containing protein 4 encodes the protein MAANEDQTMELEALRSIYEGDECFKELSPTSFQYRIGNLGDSKAFLLEISWPEMYPELAPDISLNAFFNNTISASVKQDIIAKLHEQVEANLGTAMIYTLFEWAKENQEQLMENHQPIVNTVSTSTNENSVPSNTSVAKKKEKKEQLSKAQKKKMADKTDNRGELPRGWNWVDVIKVKHKLFIVKKCNVIRSSF